Proteins from one Bos taurus isolate L1 Dominette 01449 registration number 42190680 breed Hereford chromosome 7, ARS-UCD2.0, whole genome shotgun sequence genomic window:
- the SMIM7 gene encoding small integral membrane protein 7 precursor yields MIGDILLFGTLLMNAGAVLNFKLKKKDTQGFGEESREPSTGDNIREFLLSLRYFRIFIALWNVFMMFCMIVLFGS; encoded by the exons ATGATCGGGGACATCCTGCTGTTTGG GACGCTGCTGATGAACGCCGGGGCGGTGCTCAACTTTAAGCT GAAAAAGAAGGACACGCAGGGCTTTGGGGAGGAGTCGAGGGAGCCCAGCACAG gtgacaACATCCGGGAGTTCCTGCTGAGCCTCAGATACTTTCGAATCTTCATCGCCCTGTGGAATGTCTTCATGATGTTCTGCATGATCGT